The genomic segment CTTTGTTCCAACAAATTCGTGACCTACCTGCAGTCTGTAGAAATAAATACCACTTGAGAGTTTACTTGCATCAAAATTAACAGAATATGTATTTGCTATTTGAAATTCACTGACTAACGTTTTAGTTTCTCTTCCAAGAATATTATAAATTGTTAACGTAACAAAACCTGGTTTGAATATCGAATATGAAATGATTGTTGACGGATTAAACGGATTCGGATAATTCTGCTGCAACACAAATGAGTTTGGAATAATAGCGGCAATGTCTTCAACTGCGGTTGTGCCTTGCGAACATTCAGAATGTTGCGATTGAGATAATGCACCAGGTTGTGGAAGACCAACGCATTCATCCTCATCACCGCTTCCGTGGCCCAAAAA from the candidate division KSB1 bacterium genome contains:
- a CDS encoding T9SS type A sorting domain-containing protein; this encodes MGHGSGDEDECVGLPQPGALSQSQHSECSQGTTAVEDIAAIIPNSFVLQQNYPNPFNPSTIISYSIFKPGFVTLTIYNILGRETKTLVSEFQIANTYSVNFDASKLSSGIYFYRLQVGHEFVGTKKMLLMR